Within the Fusarium musae strain F31 chromosome 11, whole genome shotgun sequence genome, the region ATCCTACAACACTGCTGGAGAGTTGTATCTCAAGTCAGCCGCCATGATCCCTGGCTATCTAGGTGAAGACGATGCTATGAGGGCCAAGTTCACCGTTGATGGCTGGTTGCCCACCGGCGACATCGGCTTCTTCAGACGAAGCCCCCACGGCGATGATCATCTTTACCTAGTTGACCGACTCAAGGACAtgatcaaggtcaaggtaaGTTCAGTATTCATCCTCACATGTCATTCACTAAAAGTACCCAGGGTCTACAAGTCAACCCCGCTGAGATCGAGGAACTACTCCGTGTACAGCCTGGTGTTCTGGACGCAGCAGTCATTGGCATTGTAGACGATGAAGCAGGCGAACGACCGCTGGCCTTTGTAGTACCAGCCAAGCAAGACATGACTGcacaagagaagaaggagctcATCCTACACTTGGacgaggctatcaaggctCAACTTGATGAGACCCACTGGCTACGCAAGCAGATTCGCTTCATCGAAGAGCTTCCCCGCGGTCAGAGCGGTAAGGTGCtaaagaagatcttgagagaaAAGGCAAAGCAGAAGGAGTCAGCGCCTATGAATGGTGCCAATGGGACAAATGGCAGCCTCCCAGAGAAGAGCATCGAAGGGGCGAACGGGATTCATGCACAAAACGGTACAAGTGAAGCGGCTCGGGTTTAAGGCATTTTTCTTTACCTATAAGCAGTAGCTCAGTTTAACAAATAAATTGGAAGCCTTCCATGAATTAAAAAGTCGAGATCTCGTATAAAATGCAAATAAACTAAGCGACATACGCAAACCCGTAACAAAAAGGTATCTAGAGCATGAATAGGCAATTGAGTGGCTTTGAATGGGAGGAGTACTCGCAAACTTAGTGTAGCAGGATGAGCTTAACTCATTGAAACTTAGCACGTCTTGTGCCCCAGAGCCTCTACCAAGGGACCCCAGACCTGATCGTTATTCAGAGCGCTATAGATGATCGAAACCCAAGACCCTATAGTTCGTTTCTCTCGTCCATTGATCTTGACCCCAGGACCTCTACCAGGATGCTCCACCAGGCCTTGATGAAAAGGCACACCTAGTTCTTCTCTCACAAAAGAGTATAGTCTCATAGAAGCATTGCCCAGAAATTGCTTGGTAGGAGGGTTGAGGAAAAACTCGCTCCTTGTCTGGGTGAATGTGGAATAAGCTAAACTCTCCAAGCCTCTCCGGAGTGGCGGTGCTGAGACAAGATGCATCTCGTGCTCCTCAAGGTGCTCACGAAGTACCGGTATTGCTTCCTTGCATAGAATCTTGCATCGATCTTCGAGATCATAGCACGCCGAGGCATTCCAAGATTTGACGATAGTCTCATGGAGACTCTCATAGATCCCTTCTGCTACCTGATCTTCAACCCCATTCAGGAATGGGTGTATTACAGAGATCAACTTGCTTCTGAGCGCTTTGAGATACGTCATATGGAGCACTCGTAAGTCCAACGCCTGACAAACGGCGAATAGATGCGCGGCGCACATTTGCATGACAACATCAGCTGCTTGAAGAGTATATCTTCCTGAGATCAGCGCTAGGGAATTGATCGCCTGGTTGTGCATCTCTGCGGATTGGACATGGGGTGTAACAGGGTTGGCAAGATACCCAAGCTCTGACAGATAAGCTGCCATGCTGATGTCAATTCCCTTCATGGTAAAGGATAAACTGGGATCGTCGGTGACGAGATTGGGAGGAAGACCTCTGTTCATGGTTGGGTTGATGATTTCAGAAgagaggctgaagaggagtTTGCCGACCATCTGAAGAGCTAGGCGGGTCTTTTCCATTCCGTTGGCAACTGAGCTAGAGATGAAGTTGGCGCCAGAGTAAACCTCGCCAGAATGTACGTCAATGATGGGATTATCGGAAGTTGAGTTGAGCTCCACTGTGATCTGAGATAGCACAGAACAGGCATCCTCAATTTGAGGACCGAGCCACTGTGGAGTCCCGCGTAAGGCATACCTATCCTGAGCAAGACCAGGTCTGAACTTATCCTCTTCCTTGAGGCTTTGAACGAGTGAAGATCCGCCGAGAAAGTGCAGTATAGTTGCAGAACACTCTACCTGCCCGGGATGAGGACAAACAGAAGAGATGAAAGGATGGTAATTCTCAGCCTTGCCAAGTAGCGCCTCACATGACATGGCTACAAGCCCTTGGGCCAGTAGCAATATCTTGTTTGTCTCATGAACAGCCAGACAGCCTAATGCAGCTGAAGGAGCTGTGCCGTTGACAAGCCCAAGACCTTCCTTGGGTCCAAGGGCAATTGGCTCTAGGCCAGCGAGCTCAAGGGCCTTATCAGCGGACAGAACAAACGAGGTCGTTGTGCGGACGCGAATGTCGGGGTTGCCCTCAAGCATGCCGGCGATATATGATAGAGGGATCAAGTCACCAGATGCAGAGATGGATCCTCGCAGTGGAACAATAGGCGTCATGCCTTTtcggagaaggagaaggagggcttGGACGAGCTGCAGGCGGACACCTGAGTGGCCCCGAAGTAGTGTATTGCAGCGAATCAGCATGGCGGCTCGGACCCAGGTGACGGGCATACTGCTAAGCGCACTTCCATTTTCGTCTTCATTATTCAAGATGCCCGCTTGGGTGAGCTGCAGTAATGCTGACTGCAGAGCGGGGAGGTCCTTTGTTCGTGTATCAGCGCTTCCACCAAAACCTGTATTGACGCCTAGC harbors:
- a CDS encoding hypothetical protein (EggNog:ENOG41~antiSMASH:Cluster_11.3) translates to MPLRDTDHLSGCGHHVTAVPDRENDASRSTKATDASSFSPTHASQACDIWKKIQIIKDCGFVILDGSDLDVASVIAVAKYNCNAYVAKRDDIADAMNKSVVLLEEYLAKGYFVYGVNTGFGGSADTRTKDLPALQSALLQLTQAGILNNEDENGSALSSMPVTWVRAAMLIRCNTLLRGHSGVRLQLVQALLLLLRKGMTPIVPLRGSISASGDLIPLSYIAGMLEGNPDIRVRTTTSFVLSADKALELAGLEPIALGPKEGLGLVNGTAPSAALGCLAVHETNKILLLAQGLVAMSCEALLGKAENYHPFISSVCPHPGQVECSATILHFLGGSSLVQSLKEEDKFRPGLAQDRYALRGTPQWLGPQIEDACSVLSQITVELNSTSDNPIIDVHSGEVYSGANFISSSVANGMEKTRLALQMVGKLLFSLSSEIINPTMNRGLPPNLVTDDPSLSFTMKGIDISMAAYLSELGYLANPVTPHVQSAEMHNQAINSLALISGRYTLQAADVVMQMCAAHLFAVCQALDLRVLHMTYLKALRSKLISVIHPFLNGVEDQVAEGIYESLHETIVKSWNASACYDLEDRCKILCKEAIPVLREHLEEHEMHLVSAPPLRRGLESLAYSTFTQTRSEFFLNPPTKQFLGNASMRLYSFVREELGVPFHQGLVEHPGRGPGVKINGREKRTIGSWVSIIYSALNNDQVWGPLVEALGHKTC